TTCTTTGTGCATGCCATAATCATTATACATACCGAACTTCAACTGACGTCCGAACGCTTGATAGAATGTTTCGTACTTTGTACGATCCTCGCGCAGGAGGGCTTCGAGTTGCGTCTTGATTTTACTTTGGATGTTTTTCGCGATCAGTTTCAATTGACGATCGTGTTGCAGTAACTCGCGCGAGATGTTGAGCGATAAGTCTTCCGAGTCGACCATCCCTTTAACGAAACTGAAGTGATCCGGCAACAAGTCGCTGCATTTTTCCATGATCAAGACACCGTTGGCATAGAGTTCGAGACCTTTTTCAAATTCCTTCGAATAATAATCGTACGGTGCCTGCTCCGGAATGAATAAGATCGATTGATAACGAACGGCACCATCGACACTGATATGGATGTGTTTTGCCGGTGTGTCAAAACCATATCGTTTCTCTTGGTAGAAGTTCGTATAGTCCTCGTCTGTCAATTCCCGTTTGTTCTTCCGCCAGATTGGCACCATGCTGTTGATCGTCTTGACGACTTCAACCTCTTCCGTCTCATCACTGCCTTCGATTGGCTGACGTTCGAGTTCCTTCATCTCGATTGGATAACGGATGAAATCTGAGTATTTTTTGATGATACTGCGCAAACGATACGTCTCGAGGTATTCGTCATACGATTCTTCTTCCTCGTTCGCCTTGATGTGGAGCGTAATCTCCGTTCCGACGGTTTCTTTGTCGACTTCCTCGATCGTATAGCCTTCGACACCACGCGATTCCCATTTATAGGCGACTGCACTGCCAAATGGTTTTGTAACGACAGTGACGACGTCTGCGACCATGAATGCGGAATAGAATCCGACACCGAATTGACCAATGATATCATGACCGTCTTGTGCCTCGTTTTCTGCCTTGAAGGCAAGCGAGCCACTCTTCGCGATTGTACCGAGATTCTCTTCTAGTTCGTCCTTCGTCATTCCGATTCCCGTATCACGAATGATGAGCTGACGCGCTTCTTTATTTGGTTCAATCGTAATTTTGTAGTGTTCTTTCTCGAACGAAATCGTCTCGTCCGTCAACGCT
This window of the Exiguobacterium acetylicum genome carries:
- the htpG gene encoding molecular chaperone HtpG; translated protein: METKQFKAESKRLLEMMIHSIYTHKEIFLRELISNASDAMDKMYYKALTDETISFEKEHYKITIEPNKEARQLIIRDTGIGMTKDELEENLGTIAKSGSLAFKAENEAQDGHDIIGQFGVGFYSAFMVADVVTVVTKPFGSAVAYKWESRGVEGYTIEEVDKETVGTEITLHIKANEEEESYDEYLETYRLRSIIKKYSDFIRYPIEMKELERQPIEGSDETEEVEVVKTINSMVPIWRKNKRELTDEDYTNFYQEKRYGFDTPAKHIHISVDGAVRYQSILFIPEQAPYDYYSKEFEKGLELYANGVLIMEKCSDLLPDHFSFVKGMVDSEDLSLNISRELLQHDRQLKLIAKNIQSKIKTQLEALLREDRTKYETFYQAFGRQLKFGMYNDYGMHKEQVQDLVLFYSAKEKKLITLAEYVAAMPEDQAHIYYAAGESTNRLDKLPQSELVRDKGYDILYFTEEIDEFAIQMLVTYNEKTFKSVTSSDLGIEAEEAETTDAQTEMFQAMQEVLSGQVKEVKASTRLKSHPVCFATDGAVSIEMEKILKAMPNNEGVEAVKILELNPSHTVFQSLEAAYQNDRSKFERYTKLMYQQALLVEGLPLEDPVAFANDVCLLMV